A window of Cryptomeria japonica chromosome 3, Sugi_1.0, whole genome shotgun sequence contains these coding sequences:
- the LOC131071627 gene encoding WEB family protein At5g55860 isoform X1 — protein sequence MDMDEENTGLEKQNHNSKQPSTVRPGILLTEQEISTSMVVNSSHNLITRTEWGEIDTTAPFESVKAAVTLFGEGVFGDKAEGKKFKLPVVERRIAKETELHQMQKELDKSKEQLKNAEATKVQTLLELEEMKKAVKDLTQKLEVAKELKEKASEATKIAMLRAEELGPANTNMSEDNNTGRQEELYATRDKHITIVTELDAAKQELRRVKQELAASLEAKALATKQAEDAMIKVETNSTRVDELSKEIAASNDSLVLVKLACIEAEKEHANILAEKEAKYWKDAADVEQTSKELEALRKGLAAAKDLERKLSTTVVAVENVQKEIILAKESQSKVAEAASKAHDKLNKVKSEIEEIKNVTSVGSTSVGSLSVELGEAKENMQKAIKEELALRVSMDSVRNELEQIRKELAETKQKVVDAESAAADLNVELHKYRSTLAVAAQSETKAKEATSDLELALQQLTAETENARKEAEAMKEEAEKAKLEAEQAKAALNTAESRYKAALKEADAAKAAEEIALGRIKALTEKTIAARASTSESGGGITISQEEYDSLNRKVVEADELANMKVAASLAQVNAIKAAEQELLMKLEAANREIEETKSASEQVLHKAEMAEAAKRAVEGELRKWREREQRKRAVILAAAQDFTNNEKNNISRTFTEDKSVHSQPLGKVLNIKIASPEKVDNVHSIDRSFTLKKKKQLIPNIGGIFTKKKSQMDDDTLH from the exons GCATATTATTGACAGAGCAAGAAATCTCTACAAGTATGGTAGTCAACAGCTCTCACAATCTTATAACTAGAACAGAGTGGGGAGAAATAGATACAACAGCACCTTTTGAGTCAGTTAAAGCTGCAGTTACTTTGTTTGGAGAGGGAGTCTTCGGAGACAAAGCTGAAGGAAAAAAGTTCAAACTTCCAGTTGTGGAG AGGCGCATAGCCAAGGAAACAGAACTTCATCAAATGCAAAAGGAATTGGACAAATCCAAGGAGCAGTTGAAAAATGCAGAAGCTACTAAGGTTCAAACCCTGCTTGAGCTGGAGGAGATGAAAAAGGCTGTGAAAGATCTAACTCAAAAGTTGGAGGTGGCTAAGGAGTTAAAAGAAAAGGCCAGCGAGGCCACTAAAATAGCCATGCTGCGCGCAGAGGAGCTAGGACCTGCAAATACCAATATGTCAGAGGACAATAATACAGGTCGGCAAGAGGAGCTTTATGCTACAAGGGACAAGCATATCACTATAGTAACTGAGTTGGATGCTGCTAAACAGGAACTGAGAAGGGTGAAACAAGAACTTGCAGCTTCCTTGGAAGCAAAAGCACTTGCAACTAAGCAGGCAGAAGATGCAATGATCAAAGTTGAAACAAATTCAACAAGGGTGGATGAGCTTTCGAAAGAGATTGCTGCAAGTAATGATTCTCTTGTCCTTGTTAAATTGGCTTGCATTGAAGCAGAAAAAGAACATGCTAATATTCTGGCTGAAAAGGAGGCCAAATACTGGAAAGATGCAGCAGATGTAGAACAGACTAGCAAGGAGTTGGAGGCTCTAAGGAAAGGACTTGCTGCTGCAAAAGATTTAGAGAGAAAGCTGAGTACAACTGTAGTTGCTGTGGAAAATGTACAAAAAGAGATAATTTTGGCAAAAGAATCGCAGTCAAAGGTTGCTGAAGCAGCTTCTAAGGCTCATGACAAACTGAATAAGGTGAAGTCGgaaattgaagaaataaaaaatgtCACATCTGTTGGAAGCACATCTGTCGGATCACTTTCTGTAGAGCTTGGGGAGGCAAAGGAAAACATGCAGAAGGCAATAAAGGAAGAGTTGGCCTTGAGAGTTTCCATGGATTCTGTAAGgaatgagctggagcagattagAAAAGAATTAGCAGAAACAAAACAGAAAGTGGTAGATGCAGAATCAGCAGCAGCAGATCTGAATGTTGAACTTCATAAATATAGATCAACATTGGCAGTAGCTGCTCAATCTGAAACAAAAGCAAAAGAAGCTACTTCTGATCTTGAACTAGCTCTTCAACAACTTACTGCAGAAACTGAGAATGCTAGAAAAGAGGCTGAAGCAATGAAAGAGGAAGCAGAAAAGGCAAAATTGGAAGCAGAACAGGCAAAGGCAGCTTTGAATACAGCAGAAAGTAGATACAAAGCAGCATTGAAGGAAGCTGATGCTGCCAAAGCTGCCGAAGAAATAGCCCTTGGCAGGATAAAAGCATTAACTGAGAAAACAATTGCTGCTCGTGCTTCTACATCTGAATCTGGTGGTGGGATTACCATCTCACAAGAGGAGTATGATTCCCTAAACCGGAAGGTTGTGGAAGCAGATGAACTTGCTAATATGAAGGTTGCTGCTTCCTTAGCTCAAGTCAATGCTATAAAAGCAGCTGAGCAGGAATTATTGATGAAACTAGAAGCCGCTAATAGAGAGATTGAAGAAACTAAATCAGCATCAGAGCAAGTTTTGCATAAAGCAGAGATGGCAGAAGCAGCCAAGAGAGCAGTTGAAGGTGAACTTAGAAAATGGAGAGAACGAGAGCAACGTAAGAGGGCTGTGATTTTAGCTGCTGCACAGGACTTTACAAACAATGAGAAAAATAATATTTCAAGGACATTTACAGAAGATAAATCTGTGCATTCTCAGCCTCTTGGTAAGGTGCTTAACATCAAAATTGCTTCTCCAGAAAAAGTTGATAATGTTCATTCTATTGATAGATCTTTTACTCTCAAGAAGAAGAAGCAACTGATTCCAAATATTGGAGGTATTTTTACCAAAAAGAAAAGTCAGATGGATGATGATACTCTACACTGA
- the LOC131071627 gene encoding WEB family protein At5g55860 isoform X2, whose protein sequence is MDMDEENTGLEKQNHNSKQPSTVRPEQEISTSMVVNSSHNLITRTEWGEIDTTAPFESVKAAVTLFGEGVFGDKAEGKKFKLPVVERRIAKETELHQMQKELDKSKEQLKNAEATKVQTLLELEEMKKAVKDLTQKLEVAKELKEKASEATKIAMLRAEELGPANTNMSEDNNTGRQEELYATRDKHITIVTELDAAKQELRRVKQELAASLEAKALATKQAEDAMIKVETNSTRVDELSKEIAASNDSLVLVKLACIEAEKEHANILAEKEAKYWKDAADVEQTSKELEALRKGLAAAKDLERKLSTTVVAVENVQKEIILAKESQSKVAEAASKAHDKLNKVKSEIEEIKNVTSVGSTSVGSLSVELGEAKENMQKAIKEELALRVSMDSVRNELEQIRKELAETKQKVVDAESAAADLNVELHKYRSTLAVAAQSETKAKEATSDLELALQQLTAETENARKEAEAMKEEAEKAKLEAEQAKAALNTAESRYKAALKEADAAKAAEEIALGRIKALTEKTIAARASTSESGGGITISQEEYDSLNRKVVEADELANMKVAASLAQVNAIKAAEQELLMKLEAANREIEETKSASEQVLHKAEMAEAAKRAVEGELRKWREREQRKRAVILAAAQDFTNNEKNNISRTFTEDKSVHSQPLGKVLNIKIASPEKVDNVHSIDRSFTLKKKKQLIPNIGGIFTKKKSQMDDDTLH, encoded by the exons AGCAAGAAATCTCTACAAGTATGGTAGTCAACAGCTCTCACAATCTTATAACTAGAACAGAGTGGGGAGAAATAGATACAACAGCACCTTTTGAGTCAGTTAAAGCTGCAGTTACTTTGTTTGGAGAGGGAGTCTTCGGAGACAAAGCTGAAGGAAAAAAGTTCAAACTTCCAGTTGTGGAG AGGCGCATAGCCAAGGAAACAGAACTTCATCAAATGCAAAAGGAATTGGACAAATCCAAGGAGCAGTTGAAAAATGCAGAAGCTACTAAGGTTCAAACCCTGCTTGAGCTGGAGGAGATGAAAAAGGCTGTGAAAGATCTAACTCAAAAGTTGGAGGTGGCTAAGGAGTTAAAAGAAAAGGCCAGCGAGGCCACTAAAATAGCCATGCTGCGCGCAGAGGAGCTAGGACCTGCAAATACCAATATGTCAGAGGACAATAATACAGGTCGGCAAGAGGAGCTTTATGCTACAAGGGACAAGCATATCACTATAGTAACTGAGTTGGATGCTGCTAAACAGGAACTGAGAAGGGTGAAACAAGAACTTGCAGCTTCCTTGGAAGCAAAAGCACTTGCAACTAAGCAGGCAGAAGATGCAATGATCAAAGTTGAAACAAATTCAACAAGGGTGGATGAGCTTTCGAAAGAGATTGCTGCAAGTAATGATTCTCTTGTCCTTGTTAAATTGGCTTGCATTGAAGCAGAAAAAGAACATGCTAATATTCTGGCTGAAAAGGAGGCCAAATACTGGAAAGATGCAGCAGATGTAGAACAGACTAGCAAGGAGTTGGAGGCTCTAAGGAAAGGACTTGCTGCTGCAAAAGATTTAGAGAGAAAGCTGAGTACAACTGTAGTTGCTGTGGAAAATGTACAAAAAGAGATAATTTTGGCAAAAGAATCGCAGTCAAAGGTTGCTGAAGCAGCTTCTAAGGCTCATGACAAACTGAATAAGGTGAAGTCGgaaattgaagaaataaaaaatgtCACATCTGTTGGAAGCACATCTGTCGGATCACTTTCTGTAGAGCTTGGGGAGGCAAAGGAAAACATGCAGAAGGCAATAAAGGAAGAGTTGGCCTTGAGAGTTTCCATGGATTCTGTAAGgaatgagctggagcagattagAAAAGAATTAGCAGAAACAAAACAGAAAGTGGTAGATGCAGAATCAGCAGCAGCAGATCTGAATGTTGAACTTCATAAATATAGATCAACATTGGCAGTAGCTGCTCAATCTGAAACAAAAGCAAAAGAAGCTACTTCTGATCTTGAACTAGCTCTTCAACAACTTACTGCAGAAACTGAGAATGCTAGAAAAGAGGCTGAAGCAATGAAAGAGGAAGCAGAAAAGGCAAAATTGGAAGCAGAACAGGCAAAGGCAGCTTTGAATACAGCAGAAAGTAGATACAAAGCAGCATTGAAGGAAGCTGATGCTGCCAAAGCTGCCGAAGAAATAGCCCTTGGCAGGATAAAAGCATTAACTGAGAAAACAATTGCTGCTCGTGCTTCTACATCTGAATCTGGTGGTGGGATTACCATCTCACAAGAGGAGTATGATTCCCTAAACCGGAAGGTTGTGGAAGCAGATGAACTTGCTAATATGAAGGTTGCTGCTTCCTTAGCTCAAGTCAATGCTATAAAAGCAGCTGAGCAGGAATTATTGATGAAACTAGAAGCCGCTAATAGAGAGATTGAAGAAACTAAATCAGCATCAGAGCAAGTTTTGCATAAAGCAGAGATGGCAGAAGCAGCCAAGAGAGCAGTTGAAGGTGAACTTAGAAAATGGAGAGAACGAGAGCAACGTAAGAGGGCTGTGATTTTAGCTGCTGCACAGGACTTTACAAACAATGAGAAAAATAATATTTCAAGGACATTTACAGAAGATAAATCTGTGCATTCTCAGCCTCTTGGTAAGGTGCTTAACATCAAAATTGCTTCTCCAGAAAAAGTTGATAATGTTCATTCTATTGATAGATCTTTTACTCTCAAGAAGAAGAAGCAACTGATTCCAAATATTGGAGGTATTTTTACCAAAAAGAAAAGTCAGATGGATGATGATACTCTACACTGA